One genomic segment of Thalassospiraceae bacterium LMO-SO8 includes these proteins:
- a CDS encoding 4a-hydroxytetrahydrobiopterin dehydratase — protein MTEKLTGDTRAKAIAQLDGWVEVPGRDAIVKTFTFKDFNAAFGFMSRAALKAEKMDHHPEWYNIYNRVEVTLATHDAGGVTQKDIDLAAFMDKVAG, from the coding sequence ATGACCGAAAAACTGACCGGAGACACGCGTGCAAAGGCGATCGCCCAGCTGGACGGCTGGGTCGAGGTGCCGGGCCGCGACGCCATCGTCAAGACCTTCACCTTCAAGGATTTCAACGCCGCCTTCGGCTTCATGAGCCGCGCCGCCCTGAAGGCCGAGAAGATGGATCACCATCCCGAATGGTACAACATCTACAACCGGGTCGAGGTCACCCTGGCGACCCACGACGCCGGCGGCGTGACGCAGAAGGACATCGACCTCGCCGCCTTCATGGACAAGGTGGCCGGCTGA
- the cobW gene encoding cobalamin biosynthesis protein CobW, translated as MKIPATVITGFLGAGKTTLIRHLLQNAGGRRIALVINEFGDLGVDREVINGCAIEGCNADDVVELANGCICCTVADDFLPTMEMLLDRDTPPDHIVIETSGLALPKPLVKAFTWPEIRARVTVDGVIAVVDAPAVAAGRFAHDPAAVAEQREADDNLDHHSPLEEVFEDQLLSADMVLLNKADLTDAAGLAAARAVVEAELPRQVKIVETRHGQVDINVLLGLKAGAEDDLDARPSHHEGEDDHDHDDFDSFEVRIAGSADPDALKSRIEAAARDHGILRVKGFVHVAGKPRRHVIQGVGSRVDGYYDRPWTAGEVPETRLVVIGLHGLDRAAVTRALQG; from the coding sequence ATGAAAATTCCCGCCACCGTGATCACCGGCTTCCTCGGCGCCGGCAAGACGACCCTCATCCGCCATTTGCTGCAGAACGCGGGCGGGCGGCGTATTGCCCTGGTGATCAATGAATTCGGGGATTTGGGCGTCGACCGCGAGGTCATCAACGGCTGCGCCATCGAGGGCTGTAACGCGGACGATGTGGTCGAACTGGCCAACGGCTGCATCTGCTGCACCGTCGCCGATGATTTCCTGCCGACCATGGAAATGCTGCTCGACCGCGACACGCCGCCGGATCATATCGTAATCGAAACGTCCGGGCTGGCCCTGCCCAAACCCCTGGTCAAGGCCTTCACCTGGCCGGAAATCCGCGCCCGGGTCACCGTCGACGGCGTGATCGCCGTGGTCGACGCGCCGGCCGTCGCGGCGGGCCGCTTCGCCCATGATCCGGCCGCCGTCGCCGAACAGCGCGAAGCCGACGACAACCTGGACCACCATTCGCCCCTGGAAGAGGTGTTCGAGGACCAGTTGCTGTCCGCCGATATGGTGCTGCTGAACAAGGCCGACCTGACCGACGCGGCGGGTCTGGCCGCCGCGCGCGCCGTGGTCGAGGCCGAACTGCCGCGCCAGGTGAAGATCGTCGAAACCCGCCACGGCCAAGTCGACATCAATGTCCTGTTGGGCCTCAAGGCCGGGGCCGAGGACGATCTCGACGCCCGCCCGTCCCATCACGAAGGCGAGGACGACCACGACCACGACGATTTCGACAGCTTCGAGGTGCGGATCGCCGGATCGGCCGACCCGGACGCCCTGAAATCCCGCATCGAGGCCGCCGCCCGCGACCACGGCATCCTGCGCGTGAAGGGCTTCGTCCATGTCGCGGGCAAGCCGCGCCGCCACGTCATCCAGGGCGTGGGATCGCGCGTCGACGGCTATTACGACCGCCCGTGGACGGCCGGCGAGGTGCCGGAAACCCGTCTGGTCGTGATCGGTCTGCACGGCCTGGACCGCGCCGCCGTGACCCGCGCCCTGCAAGGTTAG
- a CDS encoding cobyric acid synthase — protein MVQGTGSDVGKSLIVAGLCRLFANRGLRVHPFKPQNMSNNAAVVPSLNGGDGGEIGRAQALQAMAARQPLSVHMNPVLLKPQTDIGAQVVVQGKVKGNAKARDYHALKPELLAAVLESFAVVRDGADLVIVEGAGSPAEVNLRAGDIANMGFALAARVPVVLVADIDRGGVIASLVGTWELMTEEERACVRGYVINKFRGDVTLFDDAIQIIKDRTGMTCFGVVPHFAAARLLPAEDAVALDAGATQKGPAADRVRIAVPRLPRIANFDDLDPLNAEDGVAVVIVEAGAVIPADADVILIPGSKATLSDLAALRAEGWDIDILAHHRRGGVVVGLCGGYQMLGRTVADPDGIEGAAAAVPGLGLLDVETVIGRAKTLCPATGRDTVFDQAITGYEMHMGDTTGPGLARPWLTLADGTDGAVSADGRVMGAYVHGLFAADGFRRAFLSALRAGDYAAASHAARVEETLDALAAHLETHLDMEALAAAFT, from the coding sequence ATGGTTCAGGGCACGGGCTCGGACGTGGGCAAGTCGCTGATCGTCGCGGGTTTGTGCCGGCTGTTCGCCAACCGGGGCCTGCGCGTGCATCCCTTCAAGCCGCAGAACATGTCCAACAACGCCGCCGTGGTTCCTTCGTTGAACGGCGGCGACGGCGGCGAGATCGGCCGCGCCCAGGCGTTGCAGGCGATGGCCGCGCGCCAGCCGCTGTCGGTCCATATGAACCCGGTGCTGCTGAAGCCGCAGACGGACATCGGCGCCCAGGTCGTCGTGCAAGGAAAGGTCAAGGGCAACGCCAAGGCGCGGGACTATCACGCGCTCAAGCCCGAACTGCTGGCCGCCGTGCTGGAAAGCTTCGCCGTCGTGCGGGACGGCGCTGACCTGGTCATCGTCGAGGGGGCGGGCAGCCCGGCCGAGGTCAACCTGCGGGCCGGCGACATCGCCAACATGGGCTTCGCGCTGGCCGCCCGGGTGCCCGTGGTGCTGGTCGCCGACATCGACCGGGGCGGCGTGATCGCCAGCCTGGTCGGCACCTGGGAATTGATGACCGAGGAGGAGCGCGCCTGCGTGCGCGGCTACGTCATCAACAAGTTCCGCGGCGACGTGACGTTGTTCGACGATGCGATCCAGATCATCAAGGACCGCACCGGCATGACCTGCTTCGGCGTCGTGCCTCATTTCGCGGCGGCCCGGCTGCTGCCGGCGGAGGACGCGGTCGCGCTGGACGCGGGCGCCACCCAAAAAGGACCCGCAGCGGACCGCGTCCGCATCGCCGTGCCGCGCCTGCCGCGCATCGCCAATTTCGACGACCTGGACCCCTTGAATGCCGAGGACGGGGTCGCGGTCGTGATCGTCGAGGCGGGGGCGGTCATCCCCGCCGACGCCGACGTGATCCTGATTCCGGGCTCCAAGGCGACGCTGTCGGATCTTGCCGCCTTGCGCGCCGAAGGCTGGGACATCGACATCCTGGCCCACCATCGCCGGGGTGGTGTCGTCGTGGGATTATGCGGCGGTTATCAGATGCTGGGGCGAACCGTCGCCGACCCGGACGGCATCGAGGGCGCGGCGGCGGCCGTGCCGGGGCTGGGGCTGCTGGACGTGGAGACGGTGATCGGCCGGGCCAAGACCCTGTGTCCGGCGACGGGCCGCGATACGGTTTTCGATCAGGCCATCACCGGCTACGAGATGCACATGGGCGACACGACGGGGCCCGGTCTGGCCCGGCCTTGGTTGACGCTGGCGGACGGCACGGACGGGGCGGTTTCCGCCGACGGTCGGGTGATGGGGGCTTACGTCCACGGGCTGTTCGCGGCGGACGGCTTTCGCCGTGCGTTTCTTTCGGCCCTGCGGGCGGGCGATTACGCGGCGGCATCTCACGCGGCCCGGGTCGAGGAAACCCTGGATGCGTTGGCGGCTCACCTGGAAACCCATCTCGACATGGAGGCCCTGGCGGCAGCCTTTACTTAA
- the cobU gene encoding bifunctional adenosylcobinamide kinase/adenosylcobinamide-phosphate guanylyltransferase: MNEILPPVTLILGGQRSGKSRLAETLIEDAAGGGLYLATAEARDGEMTDRIAAHRARRGADWETIEEPLDILEQIREHAAPGRPVLVDCVTLWLSNLMAAGRDPESEVETLARGLDGLGGPVVFVSNEVGLGVIPANALARSFADAAGLANQRLAARADRVVFTAAGLPLVLKGRPL, encoded by the coding sequence ATGAACGAAATTTTACCCCCCGTCACCCTGATCCTGGGCGGCCAGCGTTCGGGCAAAAGCCGGCTCGCCGAAACCCTGATCGAGGACGCGGCCGGCGGCGGGCTCTACCTGGCCACGGCCGAGGCCCGGGACGGCGAGATGACCGACCGCATCGCCGCCCATCGGGCGCGCCGGGGCGCCGATTGGGAAACCATCGAGGAACCCTTGGATATTCTCGAACAGATTCGCGAGCACGCCGCCCCCGGCCGCCCGGTGCTGGTCGATTGCGTGACGTTGTGGCTGTCGAACCTGATGGCCGCCGGGCGCGATCCCGAATCCGAGGTCGAAACGCTCGCCCGGGGGCTCGACGGCCTCGGCGGACCCGTGGTTTTCGTCTCCAACGAGGTGGGCTTGGGCGTCATTCCCGCCAACGCCCTGGCCCGATCCTTCGCCGACGCGGCGGGGCTGGCCAATCAGCGGCTGGCCGCCCGCGCCGACCGTGTGGTATTCACGGCGGCCGGCCTGCCCCTCGTGCTCAAGGGCCGTCCTCTTTAA
- the cobN gene encoding cobaltochelatase subunit CobN produces the protein MHLLAAQPGLVDDGTEALDLGQTPGDIVVLSAADTELAALADAQTRRLADDAAAPSLRLANVMHLSHNMSVDLYVDAVVRHARLILVRLLGGRAYWPYGVEQIAQAAMAQGIPLAILPGDDAPDAELADWSTLPREAQHRLWQYLVQGGPANAGRFLDYAASLIGGGDDWLEPEPLLACGLYWPGAAAPDLDALRAFWRDDAPVAALVFYRALMQAGNLDAVDAVIASLGRAGLNALPVYVKSLKDPVSAATLEGFFADAPPAVVLNTTGFAVTAPGTDKLGGGRAPGPLDKPGAPVLQAVFSGGNLESWQSGTFGLGPRDIAMNVALPEVDGRLFTRAVSFKGRARRDAATETDIVRYEPVPDRVDFVADLAAGWARLAGKAREDRRVALVLANYPNRDGRIGNGVGLDTPAATVKVLGEMAAAGYALRDLPADGDALVQRLLAGPTNDLRALASRAWDETLPFNEYQMFFGGLPRAVQDAVTDRWGPAETDPFFRPGALDCGHFAVAAFRCGNVAVCLQPARGYNIDPKSSYHDPDLVPPHSYFAFHAWMREAFRADAVVHMGKHGNLEWLPGKSLALSQDCFPEAALGPLPNIYPFIVNDPGEGTQAKRRAAAVVVDHLTPPLTRAESYGPLKDLEALVDEYYEAAGVDRRRLKVLEKDILSLCAATGIGADCGMTADDASGDQLAKLDNYLCELKEMQIRDGLHILGVSPTGRLLTDLLVALARVPRGAAPEDASLLRALAADLDLGRAFDPLDCDMAAPWTGARPAVLDNAEGPWRTAGDAVERLEILAASLVAGDAVADPAWTAAPPVLDFIRDHLRPAVQASGDAEIRGVLAGLDGRFVPPGPSGAPTRGRPDVLPTGRNFYSVDTRTVPTPAAWQLGWKAASLLVERHAQDHGDWPKSIAISAWGTSNMRTGGDDIAQALALLGVKPQWDGPSRRVTGFEVLPVTVLGRPRVDVTLRISGFFRDAFPGLIDLFDSAVRAVAALDEGEADNPLAARVKADTAALGGDDALRLATHRVFGSMPGAYGAGLQALIDEKGWETEDDLAKAYVAWGGYAYGAGAEGKAAHGLFEARLRATDAVVQNQDNREHDLLDSDDYYQFQGGLTAAVRSLKGAQPAIYFGDHARPESPRVRTLDEEISRVVRARAANPKWIRGVMRHGYKGAFEMAATVDYLFAFAATARCVADHHFDAVFQAYLEDAEVLDFLAEHNPAALKDMAARFLEAQDRGLWSPRLNSTRPLLERLARDG, from the coding sequence TTGCATCTTCTCGCCGCCCAACCTGGCCTCGTCGACGACGGAACGGAAGCCCTCGACCTGGGTCAGACGCCGGGCGACATCGTCGTGCTGTCCGCCGCCGACACGGAACTGGCGGCCTTGGCCGACGCCCAGACACGGCGGCTGGCGGACGACGCGGCGGCGCCGTCCCTGCGCCTCGCCAACGTCATGCACCTGTCCCATAACATGAGCGTCGATCTTTACGTCGACGCTGTGGTCCGCCACGCGCGGCTGATCTTGGTGCGGCTTCTGGGCGGGCGGGCCTATTGGCCCTACGGGGTGGAACAGATCGCCCAGGCGGCTATGGCACAGGGCATTCCGCTGGCGATTCTGCCCGGCGACGACGCGCCCGACGCGGAACTGGCCGACTGGTCGACCCTGCCGCGCGAGGCTCAGCATCGCCTGTGGCAATATCTGGTCCAGGGCGGGCCGGCCAACGCGGGCCGGTTTCTGGATTACGCCGCGTCGCTGATCGGCGGCGGCGATGATTGGCTGGAGCCGGAACCTTTGCTCGCCTGCGGGCTCTACTGGCCGGGTGCCGCCGCGCCCGATCTGGACGCGCTGCGCGCCTTTTGGCGGGACGATGCGCCCGTGGCGGCGCTGGTGTTCTATCGCGCGTTGATGCAGGCGGGGAATCTGGACGCCGTCGATGCGGTGATCGCCTCCCTCGGCCGGGCCGGGCTCAACGCGCTGCCGGTCTACGTGAAAAGCCTGAAGGACCCGGTTTCGGCGGCGACGTTGGAAGGCTTTTTCGCCGATGCGCCGCCCGCCGTGGTCCTGAACACCACGGGTTTCGCGGTGACCGCGCCGGGCACGGACAAGCTCGGCGGCGGGCGCGCGCCGGGTCCGCTGGACAAACCGGGGGCGCCCGTGTTGCAGGCGGTGTTCTCCGGCGGCAACCTGGAAAGCTGGCAATCGGGCACCTTCGGCCTCGGCCCCCGCGACATTGCCATGAACGTGGCCCTGCCGGAAGTGGACGGGCGCCTCTTCACCCGCGCCGTGTCGTTCAAGGGCCGGGCCCGGCGCGACGCCGCGACCGAGACGGACATCGTGCGCTACGAGCCCGTGCCCGACCGGGTCGATTTCGTGGCCGACCTGGCGGCTGGTTGGGCGCGGCTTGCAGGGAAAGCGCGGGAAGACCGCCGCGTCGCCCTGGTGCTCGCCAATTATCCCAACCGGGACGGGCGCATCGGCAACGGCGTCGGGCTGGACACCCCGGCGGCGACGGTCAAGGTGCTGGGCGAGATGGCGGCGGCGGGCTACGCGCTGCGCGATCTGCCCGCCGATGGCGACGCCCTGGTGCAACGGCTTTTGGCCGGGCCGACCAACGACCTACGGGCGCTGGCGTCCCGCGCCTGGGACGAAACCCTGCCCTTCAACGAATACCAGATGTTCTTCGGCGGCCTGCCCCGCGCCGTGCAGGACGCGGTCACGGACCGCTGGGGTCCGGCGGAAACCGATCCCTTCTTCCGCCCGGGGGCTCTCGACTGCGGCCATTTCGCCGTCGCGGCCTTTCGCTGCGGCAACGTGGCGGTCTGCTTGCAGCCGGCGCGCGGCTACAACATTGATCCCAAATCAAGCTACCACGACCCGGACCTAGTGCCGCCGCACAGCTACTTCGCCTTCCACGCCTGGATGCGGGAAGCCTTCCGCGCCGACGCCGTGGTGCACATGGGCAAGCACGGCAATCTGGAATGGCTGCCGGGCAAGTCGCTCGCCCTGTCGCAGGACTGCTTCCCGGAAGCCGCCCTGGGCCCCCTGCCCAACATCTATCCCTTCATCGTCAACGATCCCGGCGAGGGCACCCAGGCCAAGCGCCGGGCGGCGGCCGTCGTCGTCGACCACCTGACCCCGCCCTTGACCCGCGCCGAAAGCTACGGGCCGCTCAAGGATCTGGAGGCGCTGGTCGATGAATATTACGAGGCCGCCGGGGTCGACCGCCGGCGCCTCAAGGTGCTGGAAAAGGACATTCTCTCCTTGTGCGCCGCCACCGGCATCGGCGCCGACTGCGGCATGACGGCGGACGACGCGTCCGGCGACCAGTTGGCCAAGCTCGACAATTATTTGTGCGAGCTGAAGGAGATGCAGATCCGCGACGGCCTGCACATCCTGGGCGTTTCGCCGACGGGCCGCCTGCTCACGGACCTGCTGGTGGCGCTCGCCCGCGTGCCGCGGGGCGCCGCGCCCGAGGACGCGTCCCTGCTGCGGGCGCTGGCGGCGGACCTGGACCTGGGCCGGGCGTTCGATCCCCTGGACTGCGACATGGCGGCGCCCTGGACGGGGGCGCGTCCCGCCGTTCTGGACAATGCCGAGGGCCCCTGGCGCACGGCGGGGGATGCGGTGGAACGGCTGGAGATTTTGGCGGCGTCCCTGGTCGCGGGCGACGCCGTGGCCGATCCGGCCTGGACCGCCGCCCCGCCCGTGCTCGATTTCATCCGCGATCACCTGCGCCCGGCCGTTCAGGCTTCGGGCGACGCCGAAATCCGGGGCGTGCTGGCGGGCCTGGACGGCCGCTTCGTGCCGCCGGGGCCCTCCGGCGCGCCGACGCGCGGGCGTCCCGACGTGCTGCCCACGGGGCGCAACTTCTATTCCGTCGACACCCGCACGGTGCCGACCCCCGCCGCCTGGCAACTGGGCTGGAAGGCCGCGTCCCTTTTGGTCGAACGTCACGCCCAGGACCACGGCGACTGGCCGAAATCCATCGCGATCTCCGCCTGGGGGACGTCCAACATGCGCACGGGCGGCGACGACATCGCCCAGGCATTGGCGCTCTTGGGCGTGAAGCCGCAATGGGACGGCCCGTCCCGCCGCGTCACGGGGTTCGAGGTTCTGCCCGTCACCGTCCTGGGCCGCCCGCGCGTCGACGTCACCCTGCGCATCTCGGGCTTTTTCCGCGACGCCTTTCCGGGCCTGATCGACCTGTTCGATTCCGCCGTGCGCGCCGTGGCGGCCCTGGACGAAGGCGAAGCCGACAACCCGCTAGCCGCCCGGGTGAAAGCGGACACAGCGGCATTGGGCGGCGACGACGCGCTGCGCCTGGCGACCCATCGGGTGTTCGGCTCCATGCCGGGGGCCTACGGGGCCGGGCTGCAGGCCCTGATCGACGAAAAGGGCTGGGAGACGGAGGATGATCTCGCCAAGGCCTATGTCGCCTGGGGCGGCTATGCCTACGGCGCGGGCGCGGAAGGCAAGGCCGCCCACGGTCTGTTCGAGGCGCGGCTGCGCGCGACCGACGCGGTGGTGCAGAACCAGGACAACCGCGAGCACGACCTTTTGGATTCCGACGACTATTACCAGTTCCAGGGCGGGTTGACCGCCGCCGTGCGCAGCCTGAAAGGGGCGCAGCCCGCCATCTATTTCGGCGACCATGCGCGCCCGGAAAGCCCCCGTGTGCGCACGCTGGACGAAGAAATTTCCCGCGTGGTGCGCGCCCGGGCCGCCAATCCGAAATGGATCAGGGGCGTCATGCGCCACGGCTACAAGGGCGCGTTCGAGATGGCGGCCACGGTCGATTATCTGTTCGCCTTCGCCGCCACGGCGCGCTGCGTCGCCGACCACCATTTCGATGCCGTATTCCAGGCTTATCTGGAAGATGCCGAGGTTCTGGACTTTCTGGCCGAGCACAATCCGGCGGCGCTGAAGGACATGGCGGCCCGGTTCCTGGAGGCCCAGGACCGGGGGTTGTGGAGCCCGCGGCTCAACTCGACGCGCCCGCTTCTGGAGCGTCTGGCCCGTGACGGTTGA
- the cobO gene encoding cob(I)yrinic acid a,c-diamide adenosyltransferase produces the protein MDGKPKDSMTEAELDARHAEKMRKKKAARDKILATKTEERGLLIVHTGKGKGKSTAAMGMAMRCVGHGMRVAIVQFVKGVWETGERDVLAKFPDQVTIKAMGEGFSWETQDRQRDLAAARQAWDAAKELMADPSYKMVILDELNIVLRYDNLPLDEVVETLKNKPRDLHVVVTGRNAKEALIEAADLVTEMEMIKHPFRAGVKAQAGIEF, from the coding sequence ATGGACGGAAAACCCAAGGATTCGATGACCGAGGCGGAGCTCGACGCCCGCCACGCCGAGAAGATGCGCAAGAAGAAGGCGGCGCGGGACAAGATTCTGGCGACCAAGACCGAGGAACGCGGCCTGCTCATCGTCCATACGGGCAAGGGCAAGGGCAAGTCGACCGCCGCCATGGGCATGGCCATGCGCTGCGTCGGTCACGGCATGCGCGTCGCCATCGTTCAGTTCGTCAAGGGCGTGTGGGAAACGGGCGAGCGCGACGTGCTGGCCAAGTTCCCCGATCAGGTCACCATCAAGGCCATGGGCGAGGGCTTTTCCTGGGAAACCCAGGACCGTCAGCGCGACCTGGCCGCCGCGCGCCAGGCCTGGGACGCGGCCAAGGAACTGATGGCCGATCCCAGCTACAAGATGGTCATCCTGGACGAACTGAACATCGTGCTGCGCTACGACAACCTGCCGCTGGACGAGGTGGTCGAGACGCTGAAGAACAAACCCCGCGACCTGCATGTCGTGGTCACCGGGCGCAACGCCAAGGAGGCGCTGATCGAGGCCGCCGATCTGGTCACGGAGATGGAGATGATCAAGCATCCGTTCCGCGCGGGCGTGAAGGCCCAGGCGGGGATCGAATTTTGA
- a CDS encoding SDR family NAD(P)-dependent oxidoreductase: MDISGHAALVTGAASGLGAATARALAAKGAKVACLDLNLAGAEEVASAIGGKAFQADVADAASLEAVVAAAADVHGPARIAVSCAGIAPPKRIVGRDGPQALDVFARTIQINLIGTFNLMRLAAHGMQGLDPLATGERGVIVNTASVAAFEGQIGQAAYAASKGGVAALTLPAAREFAKSGIRVMTIAPGVFKTPMVAGLSDEVQASLAANVPFPPRLGDPAEYADLVLAICANAMLNGEVIRLDGALRMQPI; the protein is encoded by the coding sequence ATGGACATTTCCGGTCACGCGGCCCTGGTCACGGGCGCGGCCTCGGGCCTGGGTGCGGCCACGGCCCGCGCCTTGGCGGCCAAGGGGGCGAAGGTCGCCTGCCTTGATCTTAATTTGGCCGGCGCCGAGGAAGTTGCAAGCGCCATCGGCGGAAAGGCGTTCCAGGCCGACGTCGCGGACGCGGCCTCGCTGGAAGCCGTCGTCGCCGCCGCCGCCGATGTCCACGGCCCGGCCCGCATCGCCGTCAGCTGCGCCGGCATCGCGCCGCCCAAGCGCATCGTCGGGCGCGACGGGCCGCAGGCCTTGGACGTGTTCGCCCGCACCATCCAGATCAACCTGATCGGCACCTTCAACCTGATGCGTCTGGCCGCCCACGGCATGCAGGGGCTCGACCCCCTGGCGACGGGCGAACGGGGCGTCATCGTCAACACGGCCTCCGTCGCCGCCTTCGAGGGCCAGATCGGCCAGGCCGCCTATGCGGCGTCCAAGGGCGGCGTCGCGGCCCTGACCCTGCCGGCGGCGCGCGAGTTCGCCAAATCGGGCATCCGCGTCATGACCATCGCCCCCGGCGTGTTCAAGACGCCCATGGTGGCGGGCCTGTCGGACGAGGTGCAGGCGAGCCTCGCCGCCAACGTGCCGTTCCCGCCGCGCCTGGGCGACCCGGCGGAATACGCCGACCTGGTGCTGGCGATCTGCGCCAACGCCATGCTCAACGGCGAGGTCATCCGCCTCGACGGCGCGCTCCGCATGCAGCCGATTTGA
- a CDS encoding lipid-binding SYLF domain-containing protein has translation MTTGIRGLTALALALMVLAGCTRLESEPPVAARHIVAAATATVERFTTVPQLAEAAKHIPTARAVVVFPDLVKAGFIAGGEGGNGVLLARAPDGSWSAPVFLSLGVASFGLQAGIQQTEVVLAIRSDGALKAVLENQGSIGADSGITMAVYGAGIEGAMTTNAGADIIAFANSKSGLYAGFSLEGAVFIRRRDLNEAFYGAGATPDSILAGRQSNPAADPLIQALAAHK, from the coding sequence ATGACCACAGGTATTCGCGGACTGACGGCCCTGGCCCTGGCCCTCATGGTGCTGGCCGGCTGCACCCGCCTGGAATCGGAGCCGCCGGTGGCGGCGCGCCACATCGTCGCGGCGGCGACGGCGACGGTCGAACGCTTCACCACGGTTCCGCAGTTGGCCGAGGCGGCCAAACATATCCCGACGGCGCGCGCCGTGGTGGTGTTCCCCGATCTGGTCAAGGCCGGGTTCATCGCCGGCGGCGAGGGCGGCAACGGCGTGCTTTTGGCGCGCGCCCCCGACGGGTCCTGGTCCGCCCCGGTGTTCCTGTCCCTCGGCGTCGCCAGCTTCGGCTTGCAGGCGGGCATTCAGCAGACCGAGGTCGTGCTGGCCATCCGTTCCGACGGGGCGCTGAAGGCCGTGCTGGAAAACCAGGGCTCGATCGGCGCCGACAGCGGCATCACCATGGCCGTCTACGGGGCCGGGATCGAGGGGGCGATGACGACCAACGCGGGGGCCGACATCATCGCCTTCGCCAATTCCAAGTCGGGGCTGTACGCCGGGTTCTCCCTGGAAGGGGCCGTGTTCATCCGCCGACGCGACCTGAACGAAGCCTTCTATGGTGCCGGCGCCACGCCGGACAGCATCCTCGCGGGACGGCAGTCCAACCCCGCCGCCGATCCTCTGATCCAGGCTCTTGCCGCTCATAAATAA
- a CDS encoding YkvA family protein — translation MRRKPEDRDDGDADLVERDLGGKVRRTIGKVPFTRDAVAAFYAARDPATPTGVKVAVMSALAYFIVPVDVVPDFIAALGYTDDATVFYGAWRLLAPYLKPHHETKARQFLLQETDGDAPPED, via the coding sequence GTGCGACGCAAACCGGAAGACCGAGACGACGGCGACGCGGACCTGGTGGAACGGGACCTGGGCGGCAAGGTGCGCCGGACCATCGGCAAGGTGCCGTTCACCCGCGACGCCGTGGCGGCGTTCTACGCGGCCCGCGACCCGGCGACGCCGACGGGCGTGAAGGTCGCCGTGATGAGCGCGCTCGCCTATTTCATCGTGCCCGTCGACGTGGTGCCCGATTTCATCGCCGCCCTGGGATATACGGACGACGCCACCGTGTTCTACGGCGCCTGGCGGCTGCTTGCCCCCTATCTGAAGCCGCATCACGAAACCAAGGCGCGGCAGTTTCTGTTGCAGGAAACGGACGGCGACGCCCCGCCCGAGGATTAG
- a CDS encoding histidine phosphatase family protein — MTKTPENSVTRWWWVRHAPVPSVVGTIYGGNDVPCDVSDRDSFRALATALPADAVWLTSHLTRTHKTAQAIREEGLAFPDPIAEEHLGEQSFGDWQGSTWDEMEARDPDAFRLFWETPARSRPPGGESFADQIARVSGVIDRYTADHAGRDIVAVTHGGTIRAAMAHSLGLTPEGAMSFSVSTLSVTCLEHVAGGLLRGRGGAWRIVRVNAPPHAVTPLVKGGH; from the coding sequence GTGACCAAGACCCCCGAAAACTCCGTGACCCGCTGGTGGTGGGTGCGCCACGCGCCCGTGCCCTCCGTGGTCGGCACCATCTACGGCGGCAACGATGTGCCCTGCGACGTGTCCGACCGGGACAGCTTCCGCGCCCTGGCGACGGCATTGCCCGCCGACGCGGTGTGGCTGACCAGCCACCTCACGCGCACCCACAAGACCGCCCAGGCGATTCGCGAGGAAGGCCTGGCATTCCCCGACCCCATCGCCGAGGAACACCTGGGCGAACAGTCCTTCGGTGACTGGCAGGGATCGACCTGGGACGAGATGGAGGCCCGCGACCCCGACGCCTTCCGCCTGTTCTGGGAAACGCCGGCGCGGTCCCGTCCGCCCGGCGGCGAAAGCTTCGCCGACCAGATCGCCCGCGTGTCCGGGGTGATCGACCGCTACACCGCCGACCATGCGGGCCGCGACATCGTCGCCGTCACCCATGGTGGGACCATCCGCGCGGCCATGGCCCATTCGCTGGGCCTGACGCCGGAAGGGGCCATGTCGTTTTCCGTCTCGACCCTGTCCGTGACCTGCCTGGAACACGTCGCGGGCGGGCTTTTGCGCGGGCGCGGCGGGGCTTGGCGGATCGTGCGGGTCAACGCCCCGCCCCATGCGGTGACGCCGCTGGTCAAGGGGGGGCATTGA